The proteins below are encoded in one region of Micromonospora yangpuensis:
- a CDS encoding GlxA family transcriptional regulator: MQRPHRVVSLVLDGALPLDVGIPAEVFHPETGFPYAVSTCGVTAGTVPSHGDFGYAVPRGLDALADADTIVVPGYAPAGRPIPVAVREALRNAASRGARIASICYGAFALADAGLLDGLRATTHWDAAEQLARRHPRITVEPNVLFVDEGAILTSAGAAAGLDLCLHIVRRDLGVGAANEIARGLVTAPYRTGGQAQYLPKSSSAAHGETLAATREWALTRLDKQLTIAGLAAHAKLSPRTFLRRFAEETGSTPLQWILRARVDTARGLLESTTLSVDRIAHEVGLGTGANLRLHFRRLLDVSPSEYRATFSGRS; the protein is encoded by the coding sequence ATGCAGCGACCGCACCGGGTGGTGTCCCTCGTGCTCGACGGGGCGCTCCCGCTGGACGTCGGGATCCCGGCGGAGGTGTTCCATCCGGAGACGGGGTTCCCCTACGCGGTGTCGACCTGCGGGGTCACCGCCGGAACGGTGCCGTCCCACGGGGACTTCGGCTACGCGGTCCCGCGGGGCCTGGACGCCCTGGCCGACGCGGACACGATCGTCGTACCGGGGTACGCCCCGGCGGGTCGGCCGATACCGGTGGCGGTGCGCGAAGCGCTGCGGAACGCCGCGTCCCGCGGGGCGCGCATCGCGTCGATCTGCTACGGCGCGTTCGCCCTCGCGGATGCCGGTCTGCTCGACGGTCTACGGGCGACGACGCACTGGGATGCGGCGGAGCAGCTCGCCCGGCGGCATCCGCGGATCACGGTCGAGCCGAACGTGCTCTTCGTCGACGAGGGAGCCATCCTCACCTCGGCGGGGGCCGCCGCCGGTCTCGACCTGTGCCTGCACATCGTCCGGCGGGATCTCGGCGTGGGCGCGGCGAACGAGATCGCCCGAGGACTCGTCACCGCGCCCTACCGGACCGGGGGTCAGGCCCAGTACCTGCCGAAGAGCAGCTCGGCCGCCCACGGCGAAACCCTCGCGGCGACGCGCGAATGGGCCCTGACGCGGCTCGACAAGCAGCTCACGATCGCCGGACTCGCCGCACACGCGAAGCTGTCGCCCCGCACGTTCCTGCGCCGCTTCGCCGAGGAGACCGGCAGCACCCCGCTGCAGTGGATCCTGCGGGCGCGGGTCGACACCGCCCGTGGACTCCTGGAGAGCACGACGCTGTCGGTCGACCGCATCGCGCACGAGGTCGGCCTGGGCACCGGAGCGAACCTCCGCCTGCACTTCCGCCGGCTCCTGGACGTGTCCCCCTCGGAGTACCGCGCCACCTTCTCCGGGCGGAGCTGA
- a CDS encoding sensor histidine kinase codes for MSLLGWSLVLLTGSALGAVLATVWITSMSVAALGVGIPLILLTTALVRWFADLHRQWAADRLGVPVPAHPYQPTPDAGWLVRLWTILRDPATWRDWIWLVVNSITIWWSCGLSLLFFAFGVVYLTYPLIYQLTPPQVFRTPLGEAFRLHNVAQSFALVPLGPVFLLLWYATAARLANLNARMIRALLGPTEQARLRARVQQLATTRAETVDTQAHELRRIERDLHDGAQARLVSLGMSLGLAEQLLPKDPQTVRQLLAEAREATASALTELRELVRGIHPPVLADRGLDGALKALALVNPIPTTVVTRLPGRLPAPVESAAYFAVAEALSNAIKHAQARQIRITVEFAPHRDGAAGELTMLVSDDGRGGASIDSGTGLRGIQRRLAAFDGTLTVDSPPGGPTEVRMSLPCVS; via the coding sequence ATGAGCCTGTTGGGCTGGTCGCTGGTGCTGCTGACGGGTTCGGCCCTGGGTGCCGTGCTGGCCACGGTCTGGATCACCTCGATGTCAGTCGCCGCTCTCGGCGTCGGGATCCCCTTGATTCTGCTCACCACCGCGCTGGTGCGCTGGTTTGCCGACCTGCACCGCCAGTGGGCCGCCGACCGGCTCGGCGTACCGGTGCCCGCCCACCCCTATCAGCCCACGCCGGACGCCGGTTGGCTGGTGCGGCTCTGGACGATCCTGCGCGATCCGGCGACGTGGCGGGACTGGATCTGGTTGGTGGTCAACTCGATCACCATATGGTGGAGTTGCGGACTGTCGCTGCTGTTCTTCGCCTTCGGAGTCGTCTACCTGACCTATCCGCTCATCTATCAACTGACGCCTCCTCAGGTATTCCGCACTCCGCTGGGGGAGGCCTTCCGGCTGCACAACGTCGCGCAGTCTTTCGCGCTGGTACCGCTCGGTCCGGTTTTCCTCCTGCTCTGGTACGCCACTGCGGCACGCCTGGCGAACCTCAACGCTCGGATGATCCGCGCTCTGCTCGGCCCCACCGAGCAGGCGCGCCTGCGGGCCCGCGTCCAACAGCTGGCGACCACACGCGCTGAGACCGTCGACACCCAGGCCCACGAGCTGCGCCGAATCGAACGCGACCTGCACGACGGCGCGCAGGCAAGGCTGGTGTCGCTGGGCATGAGCCTGGGCTTGGCCGAACAGTTACTGCCCAAGGATCCGCAGACCGTCCGACAGTTGCTGGCCGAGGCCCGCGAGGCGACCGCCAGCGCTTTGACCGAGCTGCGTGAGCTGGTGCGGGGCATCCATCCGCCGGTACTGGCCGACCGTGGCCTGGACGGCGCCCTCAAGGCCCTGGCCCTGGTGAATCCGATCCCGACCACGGTGGTGACCCGCCTACCGGGACGGCTGCCGGCCCCGGTCGAGTCCGCGGCCTATTTCGCCGTCGCCGAGGCGTTGTCGAACGCCATCAAGCACGCCCAGGCCCGGCAGATCCGGATCACCGTGGAGTTCGCACCCCATCGGGACGGCGCTGCGGGAGAGTTGACGATGCTGGTGTCCGACGACGGCCGTGGGGGTGCTTCGATCGATTCCGGCACCGGCCTGCGTGGCATCCAGCGTCGGCTGGCGGCCTTCGACGGCACGCTGACCGTTGACAGTCCGCCGGGCGGACCTACCGAGGTGAGGATGTCGCTGCCGTGCGTATCGTGA
- a CDS encoding SigE family RNA polymerase sigma factor: MADSIDDQFREFVRTRSPALLRTAFLLTGDRHLAEDLVQDALARTHRGRRRLDDPGHFEAYTRTAMYHQQVSWWRRRRVAESLPGELADVAQPGSDHARRTELKLALHQALAQLTPRQRAVLVVRFFEDRSEAEAANLLQCSVGTIKSQTSKALARMREIAPELLSAVMEEA, encoded by the coding sequence ATGGCGGATTCGATCGACGACCAGTTCCGGGAGTTCGTCCGGACCCGCTCGCCGGCGTTGCTCCGGACGGCGTTCCTGCTGACCGGCGACCGGCACCTCGCCGAGGACCTGGTGCAGGACGCGCTGGCCCGTACCCATCGGGGCCGGCGGCGGCTGGACGATCCGGGGCACTTCGAGGCGTACACCCGCACCGCCATGTACCACCAGCAGGTGAGCTGGTGGCGGCGCCGCAGGGTGGCCGAGTCCCTGCCCGGGGAACTGGCCGACGTGGCGCAGCCCGGCAGTGACCACGCCCGCCGTACCGAGCTCAAGCTCGCCCTGCACCAGGCACTCGCCCAACTCACCCCGCGACAACGCGCGGTGCTGGTGGTCCGCTTCTTCGAGGACCGCAGCGAGGCCGAGGCCGCGAACCTGTTGCAGTGCTCGGTCGGCACGATCAAGAGTCAGACCAGCAAGGCACTGGCCCGGATGCGGGAGATAGCGCCCGAGCTGCTCTCGGCCGTGATGGAGGAGGCCTGA
- a CDS encoding PSP1 domain-containing protein → MGMLCAVSFNRYGRLYYLDPGEFSPQVGDKVLVPTDDGPEVAECVWAAQWVTEDTDGFPRLAGLAQDDDLRRDETLRRRKAEAKVAAKRLIRGHGLPMKVVAVDHVLAAADGSSDRTTIYFTAPHRVDFRALVRDLGATLRCRVELRQLSARDSARVQGGIGSCGRDLCCATFLNDFEPVTIRMAKDQDLPLNPLRISGACGRLMCCLKYEHPLYAGGGTSYPNPGQRVETPEGQAKVISRHPPSETVVVRQLTGGETKRCGLAEVCGSRQAYEAGGDPLPLRAE, encoded by the coding sequence ATGGGCATGCTCTGCGCGGTCAGCTTCAACCGGTACGGGCGTCTCTACTACCTGGACCCCGGCGAGTTCAGCCCACAGGTCGGCGACAAGGTGCTGGTGCCCACCGACGACGGCCCCGAGGTGGCCGAGTGTGTCTGGGCCGCCCAGTGGGTCACCGAGGACACCGACGGTTTCCCCCGGCTGGCGGGGCTGGCCCAGGACGACGACCTGCGCCGCGACGAGACGCTGCGGCGGCGTAAGGCCGAGGCCAAGGTGGCCGCCAAGCGGCTGATCCGGGGGCACGGCCTGCCGATGAAGGTGGTCGCGGTGGACCACGTCCTGGCCGCCGCTGACGGCAGCAGCGACCGGACCACCATCTACTTCACCGCGCCGCACCGGGTGGACTTCCGGGCGCTGGTCCGGGACCTGGGGGCCACCCTGCGGTGCCGGGTCGAGCTGCGGCAGCTCTCGGCCCGTGACTCGGCCCGGGTGCAGGGCGGCATCGGCTCCTGCGGCCGGGACCTGTGCTGCGCCACCTTCCTCAACGACTTCGAGCCGGTGACCATCCGGATGGCCAAGGACCAGGACCTCCCGCTCAACCCGCTGCGGATCTCCGGGGCGTGCGGCCGGCTGATGTGTTGCCTCAAGTACGAACATCCGCTGTATGCCGGAGGCGGCACCTCCTATCCGAACCCGGGCCAGCGGGTGGAGACCCCGGAAGGCCAGGCCAAGGTGATCTCCCGGCACCCACCGAGCGAGACCGTCGTGGTCCGGCAGCTCACCGGGGGCGAGACCAAGCGGTGCGGCCTCGCCGAGGTCTGTGGCTCCCGCCAGGCGTACGAAGCAGGGGGCGATCCCCTTCCCCTCCGGGCGGAGTGA
- a CDS encoding metallophosphoesterase family protein has protein sequence MPRVTDDSAPVVEPDDTHASEAAGGREAHRPRSTKPHELGFTPRRPVPWLAPLLLISTGLRTLLAMLFGAYLDKRELQRAFADEVPRQVGPDGGLWLDYVADLGDGFDATYSVAYLLAQRELTVDGHRLPRAQTLIMGGDQVYPSASYAAYEDRCKGPYQAALPVTPPERPTLFAIPGNHDWYDGLTAFLRIFARTRDRHFGGWLTGQTRSYFAAELPADWWLLGLDDQSGSYLDDPQLTYFEQVARRLGPQSRVILVVPEPTWVKAVDDPTAYDSIDYFVRTVVAPTGARVRVILSGDLHHYSRYESGDRQLITCGGGGAYLYPTHQLPERIEVPPRETLSRRASRTREYALAGRYPTAGRSRRYGFGVFARLPWRNPGFVTLLGTLHTLLMLAMAGVATQDVDSTDQRLFSVPLVMMVVVTLLGAAFFAKPPTASGNRQVRHWLLGVGHGLAHVGLAALGTWAWLGLPPHDWPWPLPAVAAAALYGPVAGLVATQLVAGYLLLAGAFGVNLNELFAGQGIEDAKAFLRMRIDPDGTLTIYPVAIDRVGRRWQVNPDPGPDASWLAPAEPLRPRLAEPPTVVPADARASS, from the coding sequence CTGCCCCGGGTGACCGACGATTCCGCCCCCGTCGTCGAGCCGGACGACACCCACGCCAGCGAGGCCGCCGGCGGCCGCGAGGCGCACCGGCCGCGTTCCACCAAGCCGCACGAGTTGGGCTTCACGCCGCGCCGGCCGGTGCCGTGGCTCGCGCCGCTGCTGTTGATCAGCACCGGGCTGCGTACGTTGCTGGCGATGTTGTTCGGGGCGTACCTGGACAAGCGGGAGTTGCAGCGGGCCTTCGCCGACGAGGTGCCCCGACAGGTGGGACCGGACGGCGGGCTCTGGCTGGACTACGTCGCCGACCTGGGTGACGGCTTCGACGCCACGTACTCGGTGGCGTACCTGCTCGCCCAGCGGGAGCTGACCGTCGACGGCCACCGGCTGCCCCGGGCGCAGACCCTGATCATGGGAGGCGACCAGGTCTACCCGTCGGCGAGCTACGCGGCGTACGAGGACCGGTGCAAGGGGCCCTACCAGGCCGCGCTGCCGGTCACCCCGCCCGAGCGGCCCACCCTCTTCGCGATTCCCGGCAACCACGACTGGTACGACGGGCTGACCGCGTTCCTGCGGATCTTCGCCCGGACCCGGGACCGGCACTTCGGCGGCTGGCTGACCGGGCAGACCCGGTCGTACTTCGCCGCCGAACTGCCGGCCGACTGGTGGCTGCTCGGCCTGGACGACCAGTCCGGCTCGTACCTCGACGATCCGCAGCTTACCTACTTCGAGCAGGTCGCCCGGCGGCTCGGGCCGCAGTCCCGGGTGATCCTGGTGGTGCCGGAGCCGACCTGGGTCAAGGCCGTCGACGACCCCACCGCGTACGACTCGATCGACTACTTCGTGCGGACCGTGGTCGCGCCGACCGGGGCCCGGGTCCGGGTGATCCTCTCCGGCGACCTGCACCACTACTCCCGGTACGAAAGCGGCGACCGGCAGCTGATCACGTGTGGCGGCGGCGGGGCGTACCTCTACCCCACCCACCAGCTGCCCGAACGGATCGAGGTGCCGCCCCGGGAGACGCTGTCCCGGCGGGCCAGCCGCACCCGGGAGTACGCGCTGGCCGGGCGCTATCCGACGGCGGGCCGCTCCCGACGGTACGGCTTCGGGGTCTTCGCCCGGCTGCCCTGGCGCAACCCGGGCTTCGTCACCCTGCTCGGCACCCTGCACACGCTGTTGATGCTGGCCATGGCCGGGGTCGCCACCCAGGACGTGGACAGCACCGACCAGCGGCTGTTCAGCGTACCGCTGGTGATGATGGTGGTGGTGACCCTGCTCGGGGCGGCCTTCTTCGCCAAGCCGCCCACGGCCAGCGGCAACCGGCAGGTGCGGCACTGGCTGCTCGGGGTGGGTCACGGGCTGGCGCATGTCGGGCTGGCCGCCCTCGGCACCTGGGCCTGGCTCGGCCTGCCCCCGCACGACTGGCCCTGGCCCCTGCCGGCGGTCGCCGCCGCGGCGCTGTACGGCCCGGTCGCCGGGCTGGTGGCCACCCAGCTGGTGGCCGGGTACCTGCTGCTGGCCGGGGCGTTCGGGGTGAACCTGAACGAGCTCTTCGCCGGTCAGGGCATCGAGGACGCCAAGGCCTTCCTGCGGATGCGGATCGACCCCGACGGCACGCTGACGATCTATCCGGTCGCGATCGACCGGGTGGGCCGCCGCTGGCAGGTCAACCCCGATCCCGGTCCGGACGCCTCCTGGCTGGCTCCCGCCGAGCCGCTGCGCCCCCGGCTGGCCGAGCCGCCGACCGTCGTCCCGGCCGACGCCCGGGCATCCAGCTGA
- a CDS encoding DUF2231 domain-containing protein, whose protein sequence is MESRLKVLGHPVHPMLVMFPVALLVTAVLFDVVDTVGGPDFLGEVAYWNITVGLVVGLLAAAAGVFDLLAIPAGTRAKRVGLTHAAANIAVILLFAAVWVVRLNAESRAAGGALIAIEVVGVAILGISAWLGGELVDRLGVGVDRDADLDAPSSLRPAARSGEPR, encoded by the coding sequence ATGGAGAGCCGACTGAAGGTGCTGGGCCATCCCGTCCATCCGATGCTGGTGATGTTCCCGGTTGCCCTGCTGGTCACCGCCGTACTCTTCGACGTGGTCGACACCGTCGGCGGGCCGGACTTCCTCGGCGAGGTGGCGTACTGGAACATCACCGTCGGTCTGGTCGTCGGTCTGCTGGCGGCGGCGGCCGGGGTCTTCGACCTGCTGGCGATCCCCGCCGGCACCCGCGCCAAGCGGGTGGGCCTGACCCACGCCGCCGCGAACATCGCGGTGATCCTGCTCTTCGCCGCCGTCTGGGTGGTCCGGCTCAACGCCGAGTCCCGGGCCGCCGGAGGCGCGTTGATCGCGATCGAGGTGGTCGGCGTGGCCATCCTCGGCATCAGCGCCTGGCTCGGCGGCGAGCTGGTGGACCGGCTCGGGGTCGGGGTGGACCGCGACGCCGACCTGGACGCGCCCAGCTCGCTGCGGCCCGCCGCCCGGTCGGGGGAGCCACGGTGA
- a CDS encoding alpha/beta fold hydrolase, whose protein sequence is MTTQKISRFHRAAVALVLPVAAIGALAACDDSAASQAAPAAGPEAAVPSTSTSAAPAAGLHMIANNGHQLAFHVTPGGSPTIVLDAGGGEDSSYWDALVPQLSQATGSQIITYDRAGMGASEEVQGPWDPQAAASDLQAGLRELGVTQNVVLAGHSQAGEVAHYFVLANPGVVSGAVLIDANVPQFFTDTQIQRIVTLTAPQIEELKKAPSTKANRQLIATADNFGPTHQAYHKVSWPDSVPVIYVVSDKTPFDGSPQDAQAWRDAAAAFVKAGPDRTLVTAKGSSHDVPQDEPVLVLNEIAQMTATVK, encoded by the coding sequence ATGACCACACAGAAAATCTCACGGTTTCATCGGGCCGCCGTGGCCCTCGTCCTTCCCGTCGCCGCGATAGGGGCACTCGCGGCGTGTGATGACTCGGCGGCGTCGCAGGCCGCGCCCGCGGCCGGTCCGGAAGCCGCGGTTCCCTCGACCTCGACAAGCGCGGCGCCCGCAGCGGGCCTGCATATGATCGCCAACAACGGGCATCAGCTTGCCTTCCACGTCACGCCCGGAGGTTCTCCCACCATCGTGCTGGACGCCGGCGGCGGCGAGGACTCCTCGTACTGGGATGCCCTGGTGCCGCAGCTGTCGCAGGCCACCGGATCGCAGATCATCACCTACGACCGCGCCGGTATGGGCGCCAGCGAGGAGGTGCAGGGCCCATGGGACCCCCAGGCCGCCGCCTCCGACCTGCAGGCCGGTCTGCGTGAACTCGGCGTCACCCAGAACGTGGTCCTCGCGGGCCACTCGCAGGCAGGGGAGGTGGCCCACTACTTCGTCCTCGCGAACCCCGGCGTTGTCTCCGGGGCGGTGCTGATCGATGCCAACGTGCCGCAATTCTTCACCGACACCCAGATCCAACGAATTGTCACGCTGACCGCGCCGCAGATCGAAGAGCTCAAGAAGGCGCCGTCGACGAAGGCGAACCGCCAGCTCATTGCCACGGCCGACAACTTCGGTCCCACGCACCAGGCGTACCACAAGGTCTCCTGGCCCGACAGCGTCCCCGTCATCTATGTCGTGTCGGACAAGACACCCTTCGACGGATCTCCGCAGGACGCTCAGGCCTGGCGCGACGCGGCCGCCGCGTTCGTCAAGGCGGGGCCCGACCGCACCCTCGTCACCGCCAAGGGCAGCTCGCACGACGTTCCCCAGGACGAGCCCGTCCTGGTGCTCAACGAAATCGCACAGATGACCGCCACCGTCAAGTAA
- a CDS encoding DUF4190 domain-containing protein produces MSQATVHEGHKSDAAPTGGAGGTNILAILSLVFAFVAAPVGIVLGHLAKRQIRQTGEQGAGLAKAGLVLSYLFTGLSVLFFVIFVVLMANADPAATTAN; encoded by the coding sequence GTGAGCCAGGCCACCGTTCACGAAGGCCACAAGTCCGACGCCGCCCCCACCGGCGGGGCCGGCGGCACCAACATCCTGGCGATCCTGTCGCTGGTCTTCGCCTTCGTCGCCGCGCCGGTCGGCATCGTGCTGGGCCACCTGGCCAAGCGGCAGATCCGGCAGACCGGAGAGCAGGGTGCCGGGCTGGCCAAGGCCGGCCTGGTGCTGAGCTACCTCTTCACCGGCCTCTCGGTTCTCTTCTTCGTGATCTTCGTCGTGCTGATGGCCAACGCCGACCCGGCCGCCACCACCGCCAACTGA
- a CDS encoding response regulator transcription factor, with the protein MRIVIAEDLALLREGLIRILRANGFEVVEAVDNGAALIRALMTHRPDVAIVDVRLPPTFTDEGLRSAVEVRRQIPGLPILVLSQYVEQIYARELMSDRAGAVGYLLKDRVTDVGQFIDNVRQVASGSVVMDPDVVSALLTHRAADPKLLKLSQREHEVLALMAQGRSNAAIATRMFVTEKTVSKHSNSIFTKLGLKPSEDDNRRILAVLAYLQS; encoded by the coding sequence GTGCGTATCGTGATAGCCGAGGACCTCGCCCTGCTCCGCGAGGGCCTGATCAGGATCTTGCGGGCCAATGGGTTCGAGGTTGTGGAAGCCGTTGACAACGGGGCCGCCCTGATCCGGGCGCTGATGACGCACCGTCCTGACGTCGCCATCGTCGACGTGCGGTTGCCGCCGACCTTCACCGACGAGGGACTGCGTTCCGCCGTAGAAGTCCGCCGGCAGATTCCAGGGCTTCCCATTCTGGTGCTCTCACAGTATGTCGAGCAGATTTACGCCCGGGAGCTGATGTCGGATCGCGCGGGCGCGGTGGGCTATCTGTTGAAGGATCGGGTCACGGACGTCGGCCAGTTCATCGACAACGTCCGGCAGGTCGCTTCCGGGAGCGTCGTCATGGACCCCGACGTGGTGAGTGCACTGCTCACCCACCGCGCCGCCGACCCCAAGCTCCTGAAGCTGAGCCAGCGCGAGCATGAGGTCCTCGCTCTGATGGCCCAGGGCCGGTCGAACGCTGCGATCGCCACCCGGATGTTCGTCACCGAGAAGACTGTCAGCAAACACAGCAACAGCATCTTCACCAAGCTCGGTCTCAAGCCCTCCGAGGACGACAACCGCCGAATCCTGGCGGTCCTGGCCTACCTGCAGAGCTGA
- a CDS encoding zinc-dependent alcohol dehydrogenase family protein, with product MTDSMKAVVLARFGGADAFELRDVSVPRVGPRQVRVRVHATAVNPLDYQIRRGDYADQVPLPAIIGHDISGVVEEVGSHVTEFRVGDEVYYTPRIFGGPGSYAEQHVADVDLVGRKPANLSHLEAASLTLVGGTVWEALVTRAQLAVGETILIHGGAGGVGTIAIQIAKAIGARVITTAKAGDHEFVRSLGADAAIDFTSADYVDAVAELTQGRGVDVVFDTIGGDALTRSPLTLADFGRVVSIVDIAQPQNLIEAWGRNAAYHFVFTRQNQGKLNALTTLVERGLVKPVIGATLSLARMGEAHELLENRRSYALHGKVAIDVAGETLALPARVS from the coding sequence ATGACGGATTCGATGAAGGCCGTTGTGCTCGCCCGTTTCGGCGGGGCCGATGCCTTCGAGCTGCGCGATGTCTCCGTACCGCGGGTCGGACCCCGCCAGGTGCGGGTGCGCGTCCACGCGACCGCGGTCAACCCGCTCGACTACCAGATCCGTCGCGGAGACTACGCGGATCAGGTGCCGCTCCCGGCGATCATCGGGCACGACATCTCCGGCGTGGTCGAGGAGGTCGGATCCCACGTGACCGAGTTCCGCGTCGGCGATGAGGTGTACTACACGCCCCGGATCTTCGGCGGCCCCGGCTCCTACGCCGAGCAGCACGTCGCCGACGTCGACCTGGTCGGCCGGAAGCCTGCGAACCTCAGTCACCTGGAGGCGGCGAGCCTGACTCTCGTCGGCGGCACGGTCTGGGAGGCCCTGGTGACGCGGGCCCAGCTCGCCGTGGGGGAGACGATCCTCATCCATGGCGGCGCGGGCGGTGTCGGCACGATCGCGATCCAGATCGCGAAGGCGATCGGCGCCCGGGTGATCACCACCGCGAAGGCCGGCGACCACGAGTTCGTACGCTCTCTCGGGGCGGATGCGGCGATCGACTTCACGTCGGCGGACTACGTCGACGCGGTGGCCGAGCTGACCCAGGGCAGGGGGGTCGACGTCGTCTTCGACACGATCGGCGGCGACGCGCTCACCCGGAGCCCGCTGACGCTCGCCGACTTCGGACGCGTCGTCAGCATCGTCGACATCGCGCAGCCGCAGAACCTCATCGAGGCGTGGGGTCGCAACGCCGCCTACCACTTCGTCTTCACCCGGCAGAACCAGGGAAAGCTGAACGCGCTCACCACGCTTGTCGAGCGTGGCCTGGTGAAGCCGGTGATCGGCGCGACTCTTTCGCTGGCCCGGATGGGCGAGGCGCATGAGCTCCTGGAGAACCGGCGGTCGTACGCCCTGCACGGCAAGGTCGCGATCGACGTGGCGGGCGAAACCCTCGCGCTTCCCGCGCGCGTCTCGTAG
- a CDS encoding CocE/NonD family hydrolase has protein sequence MYRPAIPDPRTTHRERPLVSGKTAARLVATAAAASLLVGLGACTPSVQAAPAVATAEDAVTHAENKRVAKGARWTQHYFPSSDGSDVELHADVLLPENLPEGKKVPVILSVGAYFGHSGQLDDEKHPHTGPSNRFYDFIEGTDLFSRGYAFVMVDQRGFGGSTGCLDFQGPGEQADVKAAIDWAATQPWSTGAVGMYGKSYDAITGLIGNNLNQDALKAVVAQEPIWDLYRNIRSNGVPRSTIGNVATSYNRIATLPQLPDDDERYRTNAAYEEKHPCVAVNSIQYLTADYESEYWQTRDLARQAKGSDTPLFFTQGFTEWNTEPEGMEEYLTNHHGPQRGWLGPWDHKRGNERAADGRLEMGRDSWFAETISFFDQYLRGVTPTVDYPAYAIQDNNGRWRAQDTWPVVDSSPTLALPGGRYLDDSAEGDPKVDTGNSFYRWSQPLRQATRVTGTPRLSLTARGHGNLMVRLYDVAPDGTGVFFNEQVALVNGGKLAFDLKSNDWTLAAGHRLAVQIGTIQAPGLFSDWTDTPSNRKITVENVRLDLDLDDPRDDRPTDGERAVFLDIYTALSTTEKMPIGKPSFTVPVPLR, from the coding sequence GTGTACAGGCCCGCCATACCCGACCCGCGCACCACCCACCGGGAAAGGCCGCTCGTCTCGGGAAAGACCGCTGCCCGCCTTGTCGCTACCGCAGCCGCGGCGTCCCTGCTGGTCGGCCTCGGCGCCTGCACGCCGTCAGTCCAGGCGGCGCCAGCGGTCGCCACCGCCGAAGATGCGGTCACCCATGCCGAGAACAAGCGGGTGGCCAAGGGTGCCCGGTGGACCCAGCACTACTTCCCCTCCTCCGACGGGTCGGACGTCGAGTTGCACGCCGACGTCCTGCTGCCCGAGAACCTGCCCGAGGGCAAGAAAGTACCGGTGATCCTGTCGGTCGGTGCCTACTTCGGGCACTCCGGGCAGCTCGATGACGAGAAGCACCCGCACACCGGCCCCTCGAACCGCTTCTACGACTTCATCGAGGGCACCGACCTGTTCTCCCGCGGCTACGCGTTCGTGATGGTCGACCAACGCGGCTTCGGCGGCTCCACAGGATGCCTCGACTTCCAGGGCCCCGGCGAGCAGGCCGACGTGAAGGCGGCCATCGACTGGGCCGCCACCCAGCCCTGGTCCACCGGCGCCGTCGGCATGTACGGCAAGTCCTACGACGCCATCACCGGCCTGATCGGCAACAACCTCAACCAGGACGCCCTCAAGGCGGTCGTCGCCCAGGAACCCATCTGGGACCTGTACCGCAACATCCGCTCCAACGGCGTACCCCGCTCGACCATCGGCAACGTGGCCACCAGCTACAACCGGATCGCCACCCTGCCCCAGCTGCCCGACGACGACGAGCGATACCGGACCAATGCCGCGTACGAGGAGAAGCATCCCTGCGTGGCCGTCAACTCGATCCAGTACCTGACCGCCGACTACGAGTCCGAGTACTGGCAGACGCGCGACCTGGCCCGGCAGGCCAAGGGCAGCGACACCCCGCTGTTCTTCACCCAGGGCTTCACCGAGTGGAACACCGAACCGGAGGGGATGGAGGAATACCTCACCAACCACCATGGTCCGCAGCGGGGCTGGCTCGGACCGTGGGACCACAAGCGGGGCAACGAACGCGCCGCCGACGGCCGGCTGGAGATGGGCCGCGACAGCTGGTTCGCCGAGACCATCTCCTTCTTCGACCAGTACCTGCGCGGCGTCACGCCGACGGTCGACTACCCCGCGTACGCCATCCAGGACAACAACGGCCGGTGGCGCGCCCAGGACACCTGGCCGGTCGTGGACAGCTCGCCCACCCTCGCGTTGCCCGGCGGCCGATACCTCGACGACAGCGCCGAAGGCGACCCCAAGGTCGATACCGGTAACAGCTTCTACCGCTGGTCACAGCCGCTGCGCCAGGCCACCCGGGTGACCGGCACTCCTCGCCTCTCCCTCACCGCCCGGGGCCACGGCAACCTGATGGTCCGGCTCTACGACGTCGCCCCCGACGGCACCGGGGTCTTCTTCAACGAGCAGGTGGCACTGGTGAACGGCGGCAAGCTCGCCTTCGACCTCAAGTCGAACGACTGGACCCTCGCCGCCGGCCACCGCCTCGCCGTGCAGATCGGCACCATCCAGGCCCCCGGACTGTTCAGCGACTGGACCGACACACCCTCCAACCGGAAGATCACCGTCGAGAACGTCCGGCTCGACCTCGACCTGGACGACCCGCGCGACGACCGCCCGACGGATGGCGAACGCGCCGTGTTCCTCGACATCTACACCGCTCTCTCCACCACCGAGAAGATGCCCATCGGCAAGCCCAGCTTCACCGTCCCCGTACCCCTTCGCTGA